The nucleotide window GCGGATCGCGAGCCGGTGGAGGTGGGCGACCTCGAGTGACCCCCGGAGGCGGGCAGCCCGGGCCGGCGGGAGGGCTCCCGCCGGCCTTTCCGTGCGTCGCCCGTCGAGATAACGGGCCCCGGCCCGGGAGCCCGCCCCCCTTCGCGGCCTCCGCCCGCCGCGGGGGCCGCGAAGGGGGGCGGCGGAGAAATCCGCCCCGCGGGGCAGCGTTCCGGTTCATGGCCGGTATAATGGCGCCCCCTCACACGTCGGAACCAACGAGGAGCGGTCCTTGACCTCCGGACAAGCCGCCTTGCTCTTCTTCGGTGGCCTATTTCCCCTGATGGCCCTGGCCTACATGCTGGGCCGGCGCCGGGTCCTTGCCCAGGAGGCCACCGCACCGCTGCACTCCCGGCCGGGCTTCTACGGCTGGTACGCGGTGGTCTGGCTGGCCCTACCGGCCCTGGTGGTGGCCCTGGGCGCCACCCTGCTGCAGCTGCTCGGTCTCGCCTCGCCCCCCGCCCCCATGACCCTCACCGCCAGCCTGCTGGTGGCCGCCGGGGGCCTGGCACTGGCCCTGCGGACCCTGCGCCCCTCGCTGCGGGCCCGGAACATCGTGGAGGGCGTGGCCCGCTGGCTGCTGCTGGCCGCCTCCCTGGTATCGATCCTGACCACCCTGGGCATCGTCCTCAGCATCCTGTTCGAGGCCATCCGTTTCTTCCAGACCGTGAGCATCTGGGAATTCCTTACCGGCACCACCTGGAGCCCCGACACCGCCTTCCTGGGGGGAGCGGGCCGGGAGGGCGGGGAGAGCGCCCAGTTCGGCTCGGTCCCGCTGTTCGCCGGCACCTTCATGATCACGGCCATCGCCATGGTCGTAGCCCTGCCCGTGGGCCTTCTCTCCGCCATCTACATGTCGGAGTACGCGCCCAAACGGGTCCGTGCCGCGGCCAAGCCCACCCTCGAGGTGCTGGCGGGCATCCCCACCGTGGTCTACGGCTTCTTCGCCGCCATCACCGTGAGCCCCCTGGTGGTGCAGCTCGCCGGGTACGTGGGACTGGACGCCTCCCACAGCAACGCCCTGGCGCCCGGGGTGGTCATGGGGGTGATGATCATCCCCTTCGTCTCCTCCCTGTCCGACGATGTGATCAGCGCCATCCCCCACAGCCTGCGCGAGGGCTCCTTCGCCCTGGGGGCCACCACCTCGGAGACCATCAAGCAGGTCCTGCTGCCGGCGGCCCTGCCCGGGGTGATCGCGGCCTTCATCCTGGCCGCCTCCCGGGCCCTGGGCGAGACCATGATCG belongs to Thiohalorhabdus denitrificans and includes:
- the pstC gene encoding phosphate ABC transporter permease subunit PstC encodes the protein MTSGQAALLFFGGLFPLMALAYMLGRRRVLAQEATAPLHSRPGFYGWYAVVWLALPALVVALGATLLQLLGLASPPAPMTLTASLLVAAGGLALALRTLRPSLRARNIVEGVARWLLLAASLVSILTTLGIVLSILFEAIRFFQTVSIWEFLTGTTWSPDTAFLGGAGREGGESAQFGSVPLFAGTFMITAIAMVVALPVGLLSAIYMSEYAPKRVRAAAKPTLEVLAGIPTVVYGFFAAITVSPLVVQLAGYVGLDASHSNALAPGVVMGVMIIPFVSSLSDDVISAIPHSLREGSFALGATTSETIKQVLLPAALPGVIAAFILAASRALGETMIVVMAAGLRPNLTANPLEDMTTVTVRIVDALTGDQEFDSPQTLSAFGLGLMLFIVTLVLNMISMYVVRRFHEKYD